One part of the Lachnospiraceae bacterium JLR.KK002 genome encodes these proteins:
- a CDS encoding acetyl-CoA C-acetyltransferase, with protein MAKKVVLAGACRTAIGTMGGALSTTPAPVLGSIVIKEALNRAGVPADKVDHVYMGCVIQAGLGQNVARQASINAGLPIETPAVTVNVVCGSGLNCVNMAAQMIQAGDADIVVAGGMENMSMAPYAAMQGRYGYRMNNATLVDTMVNDALWDAFNQYHMGITAENVAEKWGLTREQLDEFAATSQQKCEKAMNDGKFKDEIVPVEVKQKKKTVIVDTDEGPRPGTTKESISKLRPAFKPDGIVTAANASGINDGAAAVIVMSEEKAKELGVTPMATFVAGALGGVDPSIMGVGPVASTKKVFEKTGLTIDDMDLVEANEAFAAQSLAVAHDLNFDMSKVNVNGGAIALGHPVGASGCRILVTLLHEMQKRDAKKGLATLCIGGGMGCSTIVERD; from the coding sequence ATGGCAAAGAAAGTTGTTTTGGCAGGCGCATGTCGTACCGCAATCGGAACTATGGGTGGAGCTTTAAGCACAACTCCTGCACCGGTATTGGGATCTATCGTTATCAAAGAAGCATTGAACAGAGCTGGTGTTCCGGCTGACAAAGTTGACCATGTATACATGGGCTGCGTAATCCAGGCTGGTCTGGGACAGAACGTGGCACGTCAGGCGTCCATCAATGCCGGTCTGCCTATTGAGACACCGGCAGTTACCGTGAACGTAGTCTGCGGCTCCGGTCTGAACTGCGTAAATATGGCTGCTCAGATGATTCAGGCAGGCGATGCTGATATCGTTGTGGCAGGCGGTATGGAAAACATGTCTATGGCTCCTTATGCTGCTATGCAGGGACGTTACGGATACAGAATGAACAATGCAACTCTGGTAGATACCATGGTAAACGACGCATTGTGGGATGCATTCAATCAGTACCATATGGGAATTACTGCTGAAAACGTAGCAGAGAAATGGGGACTGACCAGAGAACAGTTAGACGAGTTTGCAGCAACTTCACAGCAGAAATGTGAAAAAGCAATGAACGACGGCAAATTCAAAGATGAAATCGTTCCGGTAGAAGTAAAACAGAAGAAGAAAACAGTGATTGTAGATACAGACGAAGGACCACGTCCCGGCACAACCAAAGAAAGCATTTCCAAACTGCGTCCCGCATTCAAACCGGACGGAATTGTTACCGCAGCAAATGCTTCCGGAATCAACGACGGTGCGGCAGCAGTGATTGTTATGAGTGAAGAAAAAGCAAAAGAACTGGGCGTTACACCGATGGCTACTTTCGTAGCAGGCGCACTTGGCGGCGTAGACCCGTCCATCATGGGTGTGGGACCGGTTGCTTCCACAAAGAAAGTATTCGAGAAGACAGGTCTGACCATTGACGATATGGATCTGGTAGAGGCTAACGAAGCATTTGCAGCTCAGTCTCTGGCAGTAGCACATGACCTGAACTTTGATATGAGCAAGGTTAATGTAAATGGCGGCGCTATCGCACTGGGACATCCGGTAGGAGCCAGCGGATGCCGTATCCTTGTTACCCTGCTTCATGAAATGCAGAAGAGAGACGCTAAGAAAGGTCTTGCAACTCTGTGTATCGGCGGTGGAATGGGATGCTCTACCATCGTGGAAAGAGATTAA